Proteins from a genomic interval of Qipengyuania sp. JC766:
- the addA gene encoding double-strand break repair helicase AddA, which produces MSSSPGQTIHGLADNQAKAVDPADSVWLSASAGTGKTHVLSSRVLRLLLQPDVEPSQILCLTFTKAGAAEMAVRVNEKLASWVRMKPEVLAANLRAIGAPVDPATLERARTRFASVLDCPGGGLRIDTIHAFSQWLLAAFPQEAGLLPGTKAMEDRDRDLLAHRVLADMLVDAKAQGDDGLLDALAMLSVRMAPDGARRWLMRCAEARELWFGTGAWQAEDIPARTKQLLGLTADAGHADAERLCSDDVFPVETVRRFAAAMAEWGTKQGLEFAEKLNAWLAAEPAGRLAYLDVFLQSVLTAKGEPRSFKKPFEANPALPQWQDEIRQAHLGVSQFLALLDLVDWLVPALQIGQAFARRWDEAKLREGFVDFDDQIRRAAALLGRSDLAEWVRYKLDRQFDHILIDEAQDTNQAQWDIINALTEDFFAGAGQRGFRLRTIFVVGDYKQAIFRFQGTSPRNFQRARDQFDARMADAARGAVELKLPATVRPLQKLGLGRSYRTSQPVLSFVDDAIRAIGPERFGLPDAPEDHRGETRPGQVVLWQPVPARPEEDQDGSDSEEEQTWISEPERRMADRIAQQVASWVKADHPHHRPYPLHKGTPRNAGPGDVMILVRKRRELAGLIVARLHAAGVPVAGVDRLRLGAPLAVKDLMAAVRFAAQPRDDLSLACLLVSPLIGWSQQQLLDHGYREKGVTLWDHLRRGEHPDVVETVGRLRDLLRLADYEPPQALLHWMLVGPWRGRAKLSGRLGSEANDPIDELLNAAHAYSSAHVPSLAGFIRWFDAGEGELKREAGANAGMVQVLTVHGAKGLQRPIVILADATGDPDASKTRDLTLREELPGGEGPEVPIPGLRTAERVGRIEAADEVAKREEREEHWRLLYVAMTRAEEALFVGGALGKREDEPKEDSWFAQLAPLVDGLPEDDPVWGWRLTHGEAPEPVGGMPGAAQAITTQTELPAWTAQPIGPEPQPPAPLAPSSAGLDESPSPPIESEALEAAALRGTLIHALIERLPAVPSDDRREGALAWVARREPQLADAARKEIVDSALAVIDDPRFSELFTDRALAEAPFAATVEGQVVAGTVDRLLVTEDTVRIVDFKTTRRPPTDLDAVPISTLRQMAAYVAAMAKIYPDHTVGAAIIYTHAPSLIALPADLMLQHKPRFAEREESFGAPAIV; this is translated from the coding sequence ATGAGTAGTTCGCCGGGACAGACGATCCACGGACTGGCCGACAACCAGGCGAAGGCGGTCGATCCGGCCGACAGCGTGTGGCTGTCCGCCTCGGCCGGCACGGGCAAGACCCATGTGCTGAGTTCGCGCGTGCTGCGGCTGCTGCTGCAGCCCGATGTCGAGCCTTCGCAGATCCTGTGCCTCACCTTTACCAAGGCGGGCGCTGCCGAAATGGCGGTGCGGGTGAACGAGAAGCTGGCGAGCTGGGTCCGGATGAAGCCGGAAGTCCTCGCCGCCAATTTGCGCGCGATCGGCGCACCGGTCGATCCGGCCACGCTGGAGCGGGCGCGGACTCGCTTTGCGAGCGTCCTCGATTGTCCCGGCGGAGGCCTGCGGATCGACACGATCCACGCCTTTTCCCAGTGGCTGCTCGCGGCCTTCCCGCAGGAGGCTGGACTGTTGCCGGGAACGAAGGCGATGGAGGATCGCGACCGCGACCTGCTCGCCCACCGGGTGCTGGCGGACATGCTGGTCGATGCGAAAGCGCAGGGCGACGACGGCCTCTTGGACGCGCTCGCCATGCTGAGCGTGCGCATGGCCCCCGACGGCGCGCGCCGCTGGCTGATGCGTTGCGCCGAGGCGCGCGAGCTCTGGTTCGGCACCGGCGCCTGGCAGGCGGAGGATATTCCTGCGCGCACGAAGCAGCTGCTCGGCCTGACCGCGGATGCCGGGCATGCCGATGCCGAGAGGCTGTGTTCGGACGATGTTTTCCCGGTCGAGACGGTCCGCCGCTTCGCCGCCGCGATGGCGGAATGGGGGACCAAGCAGGGGCTCGAATTCGCAGAGAAGCTCAATGCCTGGCTGGCCGCCGAGCCGGCGGGAAGGCTGGCGTATCTCGACGTCTTCCTGCAATCGGTCCTCACTGCCAAGGGCGAGCCGCGCAGCTTCAAGAAGCCGTTCGAAGCCAACCCGGCGCTCCCGCAATGGCAGGACGAGATCCGGCAGGCCCATCTCGGCGTTTCGCAATTCCTCGCCTTGCTTGACCTTGTCGACTGGCTCGTCCCGGCCCTGCAGATCGGGCAAGCTTTCGCCAGGCGGTGGGACGAGGCGAAACTGCGCGAAGGCTTCGTCGATTTCGACGACCAGATCCGCCGCGCGGCGGCGCTGCTGGGCCGGTCCGACCTTGCCGAATGGGTCCGCTACAAGCTCGACCGCCAGTTCGACCACATCCTGATCGACGAGGCGCAGGACACCAACCAGGCGCAGTGGGACATCATCAATGCGCTGACCGAGGATTTCTTCGCCGGTGCGGGCCAGCGCGGTTTCCGCCTGCGGACGATCTTCGTGGTGGGCGATTACAAGCAGGCGATCTTCCGCTTCCAGGGGACGAGTCCGCGCAATTTCCAGCGTGCGCGCGACCAGTTCGATGCCCGCATGGCGGACGCGGCGCGCGGTGCAGTCGAACTGAAGCTACCGGCGACGGTTCGCCCGCTGCAGAAGCTCGGCCTCGGGCGGTCCTATCGCACGTCGCAGCCGGTCCTGTCTTTCGTGGACGATGCCATCCGTGCGATCGGTCCGGAACGGTTCGGCCTGCCGGACGCACCCGAAGACCACCGGGGCGAGACACGGCCGGGGCAGGTCGTGCTGTGGCAACCGGTGCCGGCCCGCCCGGAAGAGGACCAGGACGGGAGCGACAGCGAAGAGGAACAGACCTGGATTTCGGAGCCCGAGCGGCGAATGGCCGACCGCATCGCGCAGCAGGTGGCGAGCTGGGTCAAGGCGGACCATCCGCACCATCGCCCCTATCCGCTGCACAAGGGCACGCCGCGCAATGCCGGGCCGGGCGACGTCATGATCCTGGTGCGCAAGCGCAGGGAACTGGCCGGGCTGATTGTCGCCCGCTTGCATGCCGCCGGTGTCCCGGTTGCCGGGGTCGACCGCCTGCGGCTCGGCGCGCCGCTGGCGGTCAAGGATCTGATGGCGGCGGTCCGCTTCGCCGCGCAGCCGCGCGACGACCTCAGCCTCGCCTGTCTCCTCGTCTCGCCGCTCATCGGTTGGAGCCAGCAACAGCTGCTCGATCACGGCTACCGCGAAAAGGGCGTGACCCTGTGGGACCATCTGCGCAGGGGCGAGCATCCGGACGTGGTCGAAACCGTCGGCCGTTTGCGCGACCTGCTGAGGCTGGCGGACTACGAACCGCCGCAAGCACTCCTGCACTGGATGCTGGTGGGCCCCTGGCGCGGCCGGGCGAAGCTGTCCGGTCGGCTCGGCAGCGAGGCGAACGATCCGATCGACGAATTGCTGAACGCGGCCCACGCCTACAGCTCCGCGCACGTACCGAGCCTGGCCGGTTTCATCCGCTGGTTCGACGCGGGCGAGGGCGAGCTGAAGCGCGAGGCGGGGGCCAATGCCGGCATGGTGCAGGTCCTGACCGTCCACGGCGCGAAGGGGCTGCAGCGCCCGATCGTGATCCTTGCCGATGCGACGGGCGATCCCGACGCGTCGAAGACGCGGGACCTGACGCTGAGGGAAGAATTACCGGGCGGGGAGGGGCCGGAAGTGCCGATCCCGGGCCTGCGGACCGCCGAGCGCGTCGGCCGGATCGAGGCGGCGGACGAGGTGGCGAAACGCGAGGAGCGCGAGGAACACTGGCGCCTGCTCTACGTGGCGATGACCCGGGCGGAAGAAGCCCTGTTTGTCGGCGGTGCGCTGGGCAAGCGGGAAGACGAGCCCAAGGAAGACAGCTGGTTCGCGCAGCTCGCGCCGCTGGTCGATGGCCTGCCGGAAGACGACCCGGTCTGGGGCTGGCGCCTGACGCATGGCGAGGCGCCCGAACCGGTCGGCGGGATGCCGGGGGCAGCGCAGGCAATCACGACGCAGACCGAACTACCGGCTTGGACCGCCCAGCCGATCGGTCCCGAGCCGCAGCCGCCCGCTCCGCTCGCCCCGTCATCGGCGGGATTGGACGAAAGCCCGTCGCCGCCCATCGAAAGCGAGGCTCTGGAAGCCGCCGCCCTTCGCGGCACGCTGATCCATGCCCTGATCGAGCGGCTTCCCGCCGTGCCGTCCGACGACCGGCGCGAAGGGGCGCTGGCCTGGGTCGCGCGGCGCGAACCGCAACTGGCCGACGCGGCCCGGAAGGAGATCGTCGACAGCGCGCTGGCCGTGATCGACGATCCGCGCTTCAGCGAACTGTTCACCGATCGCGCTCTTGCCGAAGCGCCCTTTGCGGCGACGGTCGAAGGGCAGGTCGTGGCAGGGACGGTGGACCGCCTGCTGGTGACGGAAGACACGGTCCGCATCGTCGATTTCAAGACGACGCGCCGCCCGCCGACGGACCTTGATGCCGTGCCCATTTCCACCCTGCGGCAGATGGCCGCCTATGTCGCGGCGATGGCAAAGATCTACCCCGATCACACCGTGGGAGCCGCGATCATCTACACCCACGCGCCGTCCCTCATCGCGCTGCCGGCCGATCTGATGTTGCAACACAAGCCGCGATTTGCGGAGCGCGAGGAAAGCTTTGGCGCGCCAGCCATTGTGTGA